AGCTATACAAACAACTACGCTCAAATCCACCCATATTCATCTCGCCCTAGGTGGGTGTGCTTTTTCAACTAACTTtgggaagtcacagagatccagcgATGTGACCCGCGCCACCTCTCCTACACTTGGCCTTTTAAACGTTATCTCTCAGCGGTACCTCCGGATTAAGGATGGAAGATCCCTTCAGCCCCTCAACTCTATCTCTGTCACCCAACCTCTCCGTACCCATTCGGCCAAGCTGGGGTCTCAACCTGACTTCTGGGCAGGGAGCCTCTATCCCGGGACCGCAGCCGCCTCCAAGCGGGCCAGCTAGCCACCGGATCCATCTGGTTTTCTTGGGGATCATCCTGGTGGCCGCGGTAGCTGGCAACACCACGGTGCTCTGCCGCCTGTGCAGCGGTAGCAGCAGGCACTGGCCGGGTCCCAAGCGTCGCAAGATGGACTTCCTGCTAGTGCAGCTAGCAGCGGCTGACCTGTATGCGAGTGGAGGCACCGCACTATCGCAGCTGGCTTGGGAGCTGCTGGGCGACCCGCGACCGGCTCTGGGCGACTTGGCTTGCCGCCTTTCCCAGCTGCTGCGGGCATCGGGGCGGGGCGCCTCCGCCCACCTGGTGGTGCTCATTGCCTTGGAGCGCCAGCTCGCTGTGCGCGGTCCTCAGGGGCCGCAGCTGCCAGCACGCGCCCTGGCTGCCCTGAGCTGGCTGCTGGCTCTGTTGCTGGCGCTGCCACCGACCTTCGTGGTGCGCTGGGACGCTGCTCCATCTTCAACCGTCAGCTTCTGGCCGGGGGAGCATCGCTGCGGGAGCATCTTCGCGCTCCTACCGCGCTGGCACCTGAAGATCTACGCGCTCTATGAGTCTATCGTGGGCTTCGCCGTGCCGGTCGCTATCTTGGGTGTCTCTTGCGGCCACCTGCTGTGTGTCTGGTGGCAACGTGGGTCTCAGGCTCCAGTGACTGGGATGCCCTGGTCACCTAGTATGGCCCGAGCCTCCTTGCCCAGAGCGCTGCCCCGAGCCAAGGTGCAAAGCTTGAAAATGAGCTTGGCGCTGGCACTGCTCTTCGTGGGCTGCGATCTTCCCTACTTCGCCACTCGCTTGGCAGCCGCCTGGTCATCGGGGCCCACGGGTGACTGGGAGGGAGAGAGCCTGGTGGCGGCAATGCGCGTCGTAGAGGTGGCCAACAGCGCCATCAACCCTTTGGTCTACCTTTTCTTCCAGGCGGGCGACTGCCGTCTCTGGTGGCTGCTGCGGAGGCACCTAGGAGTTCTGTGCTGTGTGCGGGAGGAAGAAGCTGATATCAGCATAGGGGCTGGAGACCACCAGGCACTCCAGCGCCATCGCTGGCCCCACCCTCATTATCACCACGCCCGGCGGGAGGAGCGGGACCAGGGCTGCCTGCGCCCACCTCCGCCACGCCCCAGACCGCTGCCCTGCTCCTGTGAAAGTGTCTTCTAGGAGCTGCTGCACAGACAGGTCGTTTGTCTTTGTGGCACAGTCTTCAGATAACACAGGGTGTAAGTGGTCTGCCTAAATCACCAAGAGTGGAACTGTCTGCAGGAACCACAAAAGCTGCCCGCATCCTGTATGCAACAGTTATTTCCTTCTAATAAGGACATGGTTTTCACTTCCCGCTAGTTTTCTTCCCTCTGGTTCCTCTCATAATGCCCATTTTGAGGAGACCAGACTCTTAgaatgatgtaaaaaaaaaaatctgagttcCAGAGTTAATATTTTTTGCAATTCTCTTTTATATTCCCACTGTGTTCTAGACAAGACCATCCATTTTAACTAAATTGCCAAATTCGTTGCTATTGTGTTTTTAGTGATTTTGAATTGTGTTTAAGTCAAGTGCATCTTTGGGGAGCAGCAAATTTGCTGTTCctttcaaaaggaaaataaatcccCATAATGCCCTTCCTGGGGAAATCTGGAGTCCTGCTAGCAATACTGTAGGAGAGTAATCATGCTGTCACTTAAGCAACAgagcatttgaaaaataaaagcatttcccACATAGCA
Above is a genomic segment from Apodemus sylvaticus chromosome 16, mApoSyl1.1, whole genome shotgun sequence containing:
- the Gpr150 gene encoding probable G-protein coupled receptor 150, whose protein sequence is MEDPFSPSTLSLSPNLSVPIRPSWGLNLTSGQGASIPGPQPPPSGPASHRIHLVFLGIILVAAVAGNTTVLCRLCSGSSRHWPGPKRRKMDFLLVQLAAADLYASGGTALSQLAWELLGDPRPALGDLACRLSQLLRASGRGASAHLVVLIALERQLAVRGPQGPQLPARALAALSWLLALLLALPPTFVVRWDAAPSSTVSFWPGEHRCGSIFALLPRWHLKIYALYESIVGFAVPVAILGVSCGHLLCVWWQRGSQAPVTGMPWSPSMARASLPRALPRAKVQSLKMSLALALLFVGCDLPYFATRLAAAWSSGPTGDWEGESLVAAMRVVEVANSAINPLVYLFFQAGDCRLWWLLRRHLGVLCCVREEEADISIGAGDHQALQRHRWPHPHYHHARREERDQGCLRPPPPRPRPLPCSCESVF